The following proteins are encoded in a genomic region of Brachyhypopomus gauderio isolate BG-103 unplaced genomic scaffold, BGAUD_0.2 sc386, whole genome shotgun sequence:
- the brd3a gene encoding bromodomain-containing protein 3a isoform X2: protein MSDVTSPTPEPPQILNPPPPEVTNPAKPGRKTNQLQYMQNVVVKTLWKHQFAWPFYQPVDAVKLGLPDYHKIIKNPMDMGTIKKRLESVYYWSASECMQDFNTMFTNCYIYNKPTDDIVLMAQALEKIFLQKVALMPQDEVELLPPAPKGKGRKPGPDVCTGLNAGQQEGAVSSGSPPSIFPVATPPGSQTPVISSPPVPPLTASTPSVQNTTATSIMASTPCVQNTTATSIMASVPSSQPVVKKGVKRKADTTTPTTSAITASRSQSPTPPSEGKMASRRESTGRPIKPPKKDLEDGEGGPHAGKRGRLSDHLKHCDTILKEMLSKKHAAYAWPFYKPVDAEALELHDYHDIIKHPMDLSTVKKKMDNREYEDAQSFATDVRLMFSNCYKYNPPDHEVVAMARKLQDVFEMRFAKMPDEVAEGGRAGAAGGAGVVSKSTASSGSSGEDSSSDTSDSEEERATRLAELQEQVGAEQLKAVHEQLAALSQAPVSKPKKKKEKKDKDKKKKENKPAKPDEQKPKTGQAAKPQAPQRKGPARKANSTVPGNRQPKKGGRGPGYESDGEDAALPMTYDEKRQLSLDINRLPGEKLGRVVHIIQSREPSLRDSNPDEIEIDFETLKPSTLRELERYVKSCLQKKQRKPLQKAGSGQASGPSHLSASSSSSDSGSSSSGGGSTSDSSDSD, encoded by the exons ATGTCGGATGTCACGTCGCCAACTCCAGAGCCTCCTCAGATCCTTAACCCCCCGCCTCCCGAGGTGACCAACCCCGCCAAACCTGGCCGCAAGACCAATCAGCTGCAGTACATGCAGAATGTTGTGGTCAAGACGCTGTGGAAGCACCAGTTCGCGTGGCCTTTCTACCAGCCCGTGGACGCCGTCAAGCTGGGGCTGCCG GACTATCACAAGATAATAAAGAACCCGATGGACATGGGGACTATAAAGAAGAGGCTGGAGAGTGTGTACTACTGGAGCGCCAGTGAGTGCATGCAGGACTTCAACACCATGTTCACCAACTGTTACATCTATAATAAG CCGACAGACGACATTGTTCTGATGGCCCAAGCGCTGGAGAAGATCTTCCTGCAGAAGGTGGCCTTGATGCCCCAAGACGAGGTGGAGCTGCTCCCTCCTGCCCCTAAGGGCAAAGGCCGCAAACCTGGCCCAG ACGTGTGTACCGGCCTGAACGCAGGCCAGCAGGAAGGGGCAGTGTCTTCCGGCTCACCGCCTTCCATATTCCCGGTGGCCACACCCCCGGGCTCTCAGACACCGGTCATCTCCTCTCCGCCGGTGCCCCCGCTCACGGCCAGCACGCCCTCTGTACAGAACACCACGGCCACGTCCATCATGGCCAGCACGCCCTGTGTACAGAACACCACCGCCACTTCCATCATGGCCAGCGTACCGTCATCGCAGCCTGTCGTCAAA AAGGGGGTAAAGAGGAAAGCGGACACCACTACCCCCACCACGTCCGCCATCACAGCCAGCCGCAGCCAGTCGCCCACGCCTCCGTCCGAGGGCAAGATGGCCTCGCGGCGCGAAAGCACCGGCCGCCCCATCAAACCCCCCAAGAAGGACCTGGAGGACGGGGAAGGGGGCCCGCACGCCGGCAAGCGCGGCCGGCTCTCCGACCACCTCAAGCACTGCGACACCATCCTCAAAGAAATGCTGTCCAAGAAGCATGCTGCCTACGCCTGGCCCTTCTACAAGCCCGTGGACGCGGAGGCGCTGGAGCTGCACGACTACCACGACATCATCAAACACCCCATGGACTTGAGCACCGTCAAA AAAAAGATGGACAATCGGGAATACGAGGACGCACAGAGCTTTGCTACGGATGTGCGATTAATGTTCTCAAATTGTTACAAGTACAACCCCCCTGATCATGAGGTCGTAGCCATGGCCCGAAAACTACAA GACGTGTTTGAGATGCGCTTTGCGAAGATGCCGGATGAGGTGGCGGAGGGGGGCAGGGCGGGGGCGGCGGGTGGTGCGGGTGTGGTCAGTAAGAGCACGGCCAGCAGCGGGAGCAGCGGCGAGGACTCCTCCTCCGACACCTCGGACTCTGAGGAGGAGAGGGCCACGCGGCTCGCTGAGCTGCAGGAACAGGTGGGTGCGGAACAG CTGAAAGCCGTCCACGAGCAGCTGGCTGCGCTCTCGCAGGCGCCCGTCAGTAAaccaaagaagaagaaagaaaagaaggacaaggacaagaagaagaaggagaacaAGCCCGCCAAGCCCGACGAGCAGAAGCCCAAGACGGGCCAGGCGGCCAAACCGCAGGCCCCGCAGAGGAAGGGCCCGGCCCGGAAGGCCAACAGCACCGTCCCTGGCAACAG gcaaCCAAAGAAAGGCGGCAGAGGCCCGGGTTACGAGTCGGACGGGGAGGACGCGGCGCTGCCCATGACGTACGACGAGAAGAGACAGCTCAGTCTCGACATCAACCGGCTGCCCGGCGAGAAGCTCGGCCGGGTGGTGCACATCATCCAGTCCCGCGAGCCCTCGCTGCGGGACTCCAACCCCGACGAGATCGAGATAGACTTCGAGACGCTCAAGCCCTCTACGCTGCGCGAGCTGGAGCGATACGTCAAGTCCTGTTTACAGAAGAAACAGAGGAAACCTTTAC AGAAGGCTGGTTCCGGGCAGGCCTCAGGACCCTCACACCTCAGCGCCTCCAGCAGCTCCTCGGACTCAGGCAGCAGTAGCAGTGGTGGAGGCTCCACCTCGGACAGCAGCGACTCCGACTGA
- the brd3a gene encoding bromodomain-containing protein 3a isoform X1: MSDVTSPTPEPPQILNPPPPEVTNPAKPGRKTNQLQYMQNVVVKTLWKHQFAWPFYQPVDAVKLGLPDYHKIIKNPMDMGTIKKRLESVYYWSASECMQDFNTMFTNCYIYNKPTDDIVLMAQALEKIFLQKVALMPQDEVELLPPAPKGKGRKPGPDVCTGLNAGQQEGAVSSGSPPSIFPVATPPGSQTPVISSPPVPPLTASTPSVQNTTATSIMASTPCVQNTTATSIMASVPSSQPVVKKKGVKRKADTTTPTTSAITASRSQSPTPPSEGKMASRRESTGRPIKPPKKDLEDGEGGPHAGKRGRLSDHLKHCDTILKEMLSKKHAAYAWPFYKPVDAEALELHDYHDIIKHPMDLSTVKKKMDNREYEDAQSFATDVRLMFSNCYKYNPPDHEVVAMARKLQDVFEMRFAKMPDEVAEGGRAGAAGGAGVVSKSTASSGSSGEDSSSDTSDSEEERATRLAELQEQVGAEQLKAVHEQLAALSQAPVSKPKKKKEKKDKDKKKKENKPAKPDEQKPKTGQAAKPQAPQRKGPARKANSTVPGNRQPKKGGRGPGYESDGEDAALPMTYDEKRQLSLDINRLPGEKLGRVVHIIQSREPSLRDSNPDEIEIDFETLKPSTLRELERYVKSCLQKKQRKPLQKAGSGQASGPSHLSASSSSSDSGSSSSGGGSTSDSSDSD, translated from the exons ATGTCGGATGTCACGTCGCCAACTCCAGAGCCTCCTCAGATCCTTAACCCCCCGCCTCCCGAGGTGACCAACCCCGCCAAACCTGGCCGCAAGACCAATCAGCTGCAGTACATGCAGAATGTTGTGGTCAAGACGCTGTGGAAGCACCAGTTCGCGTGGCCTTTCTACCAGCCCGTGGACGCCGTCAAGCTGGGGCTGCCG GACTATCACAAGATAATAAAGAACCCGATGGACATGGGGACTATAAAGAAGAGGCTGGAGAGTGTGTACTACTGGAGCGCCAGTGAGTGCATGCAGGACTTCAACACCATGTTCACCAACTGTTACATCTATAATAAG CCGACAGACGACATTGTTCTGATGGCCCAAGCGCTGGAGAAGATCTTCCTGCAGAAGGTGGCCTTGATGCCCCAAGACGAGGTGGAGCTGCTCCCTCCTGCCCCTAAGGGCAAAGGCCGCAAACCTGGCCCAG ACGTGTGTACCGGCCTGAACGCAGGCCAGCAGGAAGGGGCAGTGTCTTCCGGCTCACCGCCTTCCATATTCCCGGTGGCCACACCCCCGGGCTCTCAGACACCGGTCATCTCCTCTCCGCCGGTGCCCCCGCTCACGGCCAGCACGCCCTCTGTACAGAACACCACGGCCACGTCCATCATGGCCAGCACGCCCTGTGTACAGAACACCACCGCCACTTCCATCATGGCCAGCGTACCGTCATCGCAGCCTGTCGTCAAA AAGAAGGGGGTAAAGAGGAAAGCGGACACCACTACCCCCACCACGTCCGCCATCACAGCCAGCCGCAGCCAGTCGCCCACGCCTCCGTCCGAGGGCAAGATGGCCTCGCGGCGCGAAAGCACCGGCCGCCCCATCAAACCCCCCAAGAAGGACCTGGAGGACGGGGAAGGGGGCCCGCACGCCGGCAAGCGCGGCCGGCTCTCCGACCACCTCAAGCACTGCGACACCATCCTCAAAGAAATGCTGTCCAAGAAGCATGCTGCCTACGCCTGGCCCTTCTACAAGCCCGTGGACGCGGAGGCGCTGGAGCTGCACGACTACCACGACATCATCAAACACCCCATGGACTTGAGCACCGTCAAA AAAAAGATGGACAATCGGGAATACGAGGACGCACAGAGCTTTGCTACGGATGTGCGATTAATGTTCTCAAATTGTTACAAGTACAACCCCCCTGATCATGAGGTCGTAGCCATGGCCCGAAAACTACAA GACGTGTTTGAGATGCGCTTTGCGAAGATGCCGGATGAGGTGGCGGAGGGGGGCAGGGCGGGGGCGGCGGGTGGTGCGGGTGTGGTCAGTAAGAGCACGGCCAGCAGCGGGAGCAGCGGCGAGGACTCCTCCTCCGACACCTCGGACTCTGAGGAGGAGAGGGCCACGCGGCTCGCTGAGCTGCAGGAACAGGTGGGTGCGGAACAG CTGAAAGCCGTCCACGAGCAGCTGGCTGCGCTCTCGCAGGCGCCCGTCAGTAAaccaaagaagaagaaagaaaagaaggacaaggacaagaagaagaaggagaacaAGCCCGCCAAGCCCGACGAGCAGAAGCCCAAGACGGGCCAGGCGGCCAAACCGCAGGCCCCGCAGAGGAAGGGCCCGGCCCGGAAGGCCAACAGCACCGTCCCTGGCAACAG gcaaCCAAAGAAAGGCGGCAGAGGCCCGGGTTACGAGTCGGACGGGGAGGACGCGGCGCTGCCCATGACGTACGACGAGAAGAGACAGCTCAGTCTCGACATCAACCGGCTGCCCGGCGAGAAGCTCGGCCGGGTGGTGCACATCATCCAGTCCCGCGAGCCCTCGCTGCGGGACTCCAACCCCGACGAGATCGAGATAGACTTCGAGACGCTCAAGCCCTCTACGCTGCGCGAGCTGGAGCGATACGTCAAGTCCTGTTTACAGAAGAAACAGAGGAAACCTTTAC AGAAGGCTGGTTCCGGGCAGGCCTCAGGACCCTCACACCTCAGCGCCTCCAGCAGCTCCTCGGACTCAGGCAGCAGTAGCAGTGGTGGAGGCTCCACCTCGGACAGCAGCGACTCCGACTGA
- the brd3a gene encoding bromodomain-containing protein 3a isoform X3: MSDVTSPTPEPPQILNPPPPEVTNPAKPGRKTNQLQYMQNVVVKTLWKHQFAWPFYQPVDAVKLGLPDYHKIIKNPMDMGTIKKRLESVYYWSASECMQDFNTMFTNCYIYNKPTDDIVLMAQALEKIFLQKVALMPQDEVELLPPAPKGKGRKPGPDVCTGLNAGQQEGAVSSGSPPSIFPVATPPGSQTPVISSPPVPPLTASTPSVQNTTATSIMASTPCVQNTTATSIMASVPSSQPVVKKKGVKRKADTTTPTTSAITASRSQSPTPPSEGKMASRRESTGRPIKPPKKDLEDGEGGPHAGKRGRLSDHLKHCDTILKEMLSKKHAAYAWPFYKPVDAEALELHDYHDIIKHPMDLSTVKKKMDNREYEDAQSFATDVRLMFSNCYKYNPPDHEVVAMARKLQDVFEMRFAKMPDEVAEGGRAGAAGGAGVVSKSTASSGSSGEDSSSDTSDSEEERATRLAELQEQLKAVHEQLAALSQAPVSKPKKKKEKKDKDKKKKENKPAKPDEQKPKTGQAAKPQAPQRKGPARKANSTVPGNRQPKKGGRGPGYESDGEDAALPMTYDEKRQLSLDINRLPGEKLGRVVHIIQSREPSLRDSNPDEIEIDFETLKPSTLRELERYVKSCLQKKQRKPLQKAGSGQASGPSHLSASSSSSDSGSSSSGGGSTSDSSDSD, translated from the exons ATGTCGGATGTCACGTCGCCAACTCCAGAGCCTCCTCAGATCCTTAACCCCCCGCCTCCCGAGGTGACCAACCCCGCCAAACCTGGCCGCAAGACCAATCAGCTGCAGTACATGCAGAATGTTGTGGTCAAGACGCTGTGGAAGCACCAGTTCGCGTGGCCTTTCTACCAGCCCGTGGACGCCGTCAAGCTGGGGCTGCCG GACTATCACAAGATAATAAAGAACCCGATGGACATGGGGACTATAAAGAAGAGGCTGGAGAGTGTGTACTACTGGAGCGCCAGTGAGTGCATGCAGGACTTCAACACCATGTTCACCAACTGTTACATCTATAATAAG CCGACAGACGACATTGTTCTGATGGCCCAAGCGCTGGAGAAGATCTTCCTGCAGAAGGTGGCCTTGATGCCCCAAGACGAGGTGGAGCTGCTCCCTCCTGCCCCTAAGGGCAAAGGCCGCAAACCTGGCCCAG ACGTGTGTACCGGCCTGAACGCAGGCCAGCAGGAAGGGGCAGTGTCTTCCGGCTCACCGCCTTCCATATTCCCGGTGGCCACACCCCCGGGCTCTCAGACACCGGTCATCTCCTCTCCGCCGGTGCCCCCGCTCACGGCCAGCACGCCCTCTGTACAGAACACCACGGCCACGTCCATCATGGCCAGCACGCCCTGTGTACAGAACACCACCGCCACTTCCATCATGGCCAGCGTACCGTCATCGCAGCCTGTCGTCAAA AAGAAGGGGGTAAAGAGGAAAGCGGACACCACTACCCCCACCACGTCCGCCATCACAGCCAGCCGCAGCCAGTCGCCCACGCCTCCGTCCGAGGGCAAGATGGCCTCGCGGCGCGAAAGCACCGGCCGCCCCATCAAACCCCCCAAGAAGGACCTGGAGGACGGGGAAGGGGGCCCGCACGCCGGCAAGCGCGGCCGGCTCTCCGACCACCTCAAGCACTGCGACACCATCCTCAAAGAAATGCTGTCCAAGAAGCATGCTGCCTACGCCTGGCCCTTCTACAAGCCCGTGGACGCGGAGGCGCTGGAGCTGCACGACTACCACGACATCATCAAACACCCCATGGACTTGAGCACCGTCAAA AAAAAGATGGACAATCGGGAATACGAGGACGCACAGAGCTTTGCTACGGATGTGCGATTAATGTTCTCAAATTGTTACAAGTACAACCCCCCTGATCATGAGGTCGTAGCCATGGCCCGAAAACTACAA GACGTGTTTGAGATGCGCTTTGCGAAGATGCCGGATGAGGTGGCGGAGGGGGGCAGGGCGGGGGCGGCGGGTGGTGCGGGTGTGGTCAGTAAGAGCACGGCCAGCAGCGGGAGCAGCGGCGAGGACTCCTCCTCCGACACCTCGGACTCTGAGGAGGAGAGGGCCACGCGGCTCGCTGAGCTGCAGGAACAG CTGAAAGCCGTCCACGAGCAGCTGGCTGCGCTCTCGCAGGCGCCCGTCAGTAAaccaaagaagaagaaagaaaagaaggacaaggacaagaagaagaaggagaacaAGCCCGCCAAGCCCGACGAGCAGAAGCCCAAGACGGGCCAGGCGGCCAAACCGCAGGCCCCGCAGAGGAAGGGCCCGGCCCGGAAGGCCAACAGCACCGTCCCTGGCAACAG gcaaCCAAAGAAAGGCGGCAGAGGCCCGGGTTACGAGTCGGACGGGGAGGACGCGGCGCTGCCCATGACGTACGACGAGAAGAGACAGCTCAGTCTCGACATCAACCGGCTGCCCGGCGAGAAGCTCGGCCGGGTGGTGCACATCATCCAGTCCCGCGAGCCCTCGCTGCGGGACTCCAACCCCGACGAGATCGAGATAGACTTCGAGACGCTCAAGCCCTCTACGCTGCGCGAGCTGGAGCGATACGTCAAGTCCTGTTTACAGAAGAAACAGAGGAAACCTTTAC AGAAGGCTGGTTCCGGGCAGGCCTCAGGACCCTCACACCTCAGCGCCTCCAGCAGCTCCTCGGACTCAGGCAGCAGTAGCAGTGGTGGAGGCTCCACCTCGGACAGCAGCGACTCCGACTGA